The DNA sequence TTTGGTGAGAGAGGGGCAGGGTCTTAAACATGTGAAGGAAATATAAAGAGAGAAAGTTAGAGTAAAGAacagtagaggagagagagaagaggtggaGAAGCACAACCCTCCTGCTGGATCTAAGAGAGCAGAGGAACGACAGAACGACAGGAAAAGAGGAGTGgaaaagtgtgagagagagagagagagagagagagagagagagagagagagagagagagagagagagagagagagagagagagagagagagagagagaggccctgaGGAAAGCTTGTTGGCGAGACAAAGAGGTGAGTAGGGGAGGTGGTGCAACACCCATACCACCCAgcaagcagcacacacacacacaaaccccaacacgcacacacgcacacacacacacacaacctcacacacacacacacacacacacacaccaggcatgCTGCCAGGCAtagtatttctctctctgtggatTTTCCAACGCAGATGTCTAACCGAAAGCCccattcccctctcctcctccttctcatcctcctcctcctcctcttcctctctctcagacCCTCACCTGGGCCAGATCACCTGGGCTCTCCCccgcacccccctcccccatattGGTTGCTAGGACACCGTCGTCggctgtgaggagagagagacctgtgACGCTGCGCCTGCAGAGgacaccacagaagaagaagtgtCGACCGTCAGGTCCGAATCCGCTCCGCTCCGCACTGTCTAGACTCAACTAGAAGTACCTCCAGTAAGAAAGCGtggcccccccccaccggccTGTCGTCATGACGACCACCCCCGCTGCCCACTGAGATCCACCACCCGAGTGATtcaactcccccctccccacccctgaGGGAAGCTCcatcgtccgtccgtccccccgcCAGCCTGATGGCCAGGCCAGGAAATTTGAGGGCAGCCGCGGCACGACTGcgggcccccctcctcccccccaccacggtGTCcaggctgctgctcctgctgctgctggtgcagaGCTCCGCGGCAGAGACCCCCGCCGGCTGGGAGGACGTCATCGAGGACCCGCTGGAGGACTCGGAGGCCGACGGCACCCTCAGACCCCTGACGACGCTGGTAAGAGGCGCGCCGTCACAGGCAATCCCGGAGAGAATCGTACAAAACGTGTGTAAAGTGTGTCAAACGTAAACAGTGACACATCACCGAGCCGGGGGGGTCGAGTTGATACTGTTTACATCCCCGCTGGGGCGTCTGTCAGcggctgattggctgattggaCGCTCACCGTGGTAACTGTTCACCCACCCTTTGACGCGGTATCAAGCTCCTACTACCGCCAGAAATCTGTACGAACCAAGGCCGACCCCCTTGTCTCCTTCATCACTCTGAGAACCCTGCTgacctgtggttgtgtgtttcacAACACAGCGTTGCTTTGCATGTGTCACAATGCGTCGTGCCGTCTTATCCGTCCACCTTCTTATCAAGCCACTGGACGGAGCCGAAGCGGAAGACACTCTGTCGTCCTGTACCGCTGTCTCCTCTCGCTGGAGCCGTCACCGTGGTCACCCTGGTCACCCTGGTCGCCGTGGTCGCCGTGGTCACGTGATCGCCATGGTCACCCTGGTCGCCGTGGCCGCCGTGGTCACCGCGGTCCCCGTGGCCACCCTTGTTGCCGTGGTCGCAGTGCTAACCTCAGTAACAGCGCCTCCGTTGTCTCCCTGCAGGAGGCGTTGTCGCCGGGCGGCTCCAGGTTGACCCCCCAGAAGTCCTGGCTGATCTTCAGGAGGAACTCCAACAAAGGGGATAACCGCAGGACCCGGCTCCACAAGAGGCCCTCCAAGGTCAGCCGCAGAGAACCGCTGCAGGGCGGAGCTCCAGAGCTCACACCGTCCGCATTAGTCACACCACCTCAGCTGCCACCAAGAGATTCATGGGTGTCTGTGTAAACGtgtatgtacatatgtgtgtgtgtgtgtgtgtgtgtgtgtgtgtgtgtgtgtgtgtgtgtgtgtgtgtgtgtgtgtgtgtgtgtgtgtgtgtgtgtgtgtgtgtgtgtgtgtgtgtgtgtgtgtgtgtgtgcgtgtgtgtgtctacagcaTGGACTTCCGGGCCCCCCTGGACCTCCAGGGCCTCAAGGGCCGCCgggccccccaccctccccagtGATCCACAACACTGAGGAGCTCCAGCTCAAACTCAGAGGTAACGACCGCAGTCTGATGACCAGGCAGTCTGTTGACACGCAGGCCGGTTCTGATGATCATTGACTCTGTTTTGATACACACCTCATGCCACCCATTTACTGACTACTACATTAACATGGCCATTATAGGAATCTGATTATTGCAGACAAGTTTAAATGACATGTTTTTTTCTATCCCTAACCCTCTCATGGCATGTGACCTTTACTTAAAGAGGAGATTGTTCGAGCAGGGAAGGAAGAAAGCAGGTGAAATAGAACCAGctggttagggctagggttatgcATTGgccggtctggtctggtctttgGTCTCGTTATTTTGGTTATTCTAGATCTATGTCTAGTCAAGTCTAGTCTCCATGCAATTTGTCTGGTCTTAGTACATTTGTAGAGAatgagtctgtatgtgtgtgtgtgtgtgtgtgtgtgtgtgtgtgtgtgtgtgtgtgtgtgtgtgtgtctgtgtgtgtgtgtgtgtcgggaaaTGATTTGGCTCTGTACAGAATTCCTGGAATTCCAGAAACCTTGctagtttgtgtgggtgtgtgtggtttgtatgtgtgtgtgagtgagtgagtgtatgtgtgtgtgtgtgtgtgtgtgtgtgtaggtatatgcctataggtgtgtgtctgtgtgagtgagtaagagagtGACTAAGCAGCAAAATATGACGTCGTTTGTATTAAAGAGTCAAAACTATGGCCTTGTTTAttctagtgtgtgtgagggggagagagcgagggagagagagtgagagagtgtgtgtgtgggtgtgtgtgtgtgtgtgtgtgtgtgtgtgtgtgtgtgtgtgtgtgtgtgtgtgtgtgtgtgtgtgtgtgtgaataggagTCTTTATGTTGTTACTCTCTGctcccagaaacacaaacagaccaatGTCTCAGCACAGCGATgccagccaacacacacacacacacacacacgtacacacgcacacacgcacacacacacacacacacacacacacacacacacacacacacacacacacacacacacacacacacacacacacacacacacacacacacacacacacacacacacacacacacacacacacacacacatgcaaccacactcacacaatcatcCAGAAATAAACAGGATTAACAGttgctgtgtgtgggtgtgtgtgtgtgcgcgttatgtgtgtcttcatgtatgcctctatgtctctatgtgtAGAGCTGGCCAGTTCAgtctgtgtgctgtgtgagCAGCGCCCCCGTGTGGCCACCTCCTTCCACAGCCGCCTGCAGCAGCCTCTGAGCATCACCCGCCGCAGCCTGTATGAGCTGCTGCCCTTCACCACGGTAACGCAATACACACCGATAGGGCTCGTTCTtcacaatgcatcatgggatgttTTGTTTGCTGTACACCTCCATATTATGAGGCCTCAACAGAGTTGTAGTACTGTAGGATCCTTATTTACAGTGCGCACAaatatatacgcacacacacacacacacacacacacacacacacacacacacacacacacacacacacacacacacacacacacacacacacacacacacacacacacacacacacacacacacccgcggaCCAACCCGCCTCCCACTCCAACGTCTGACCTTTGCCCTCCGCAGCCGTCCACCTCCGAGCAGCCGCTCCAGCGCGGACCGGGCTTCAACAGCAGCACGGGCCGCTACAGCGCCCCCCTGGCGGGCTTCTACCAGCTCACCGCCAGCCTCCTGATAGGTGGGAGCCCCCTCTGGGACAGACCAGGGTGGCATTAAAGGGGCCCTAcctccaggtgtgagtgtgatcagccattacaagccgttttgaaaatcatcAAAAGTGCATCATGTcatccacctagatgtatgatggatagataagctACTTTTGCGACAGTGCACTGGGTATGCACGTAGACTGATCGATCCctgcatacatctaggtggactcCATAGATATATGGTGTCCTTCCTTGTACCCCAAGGCACAAGGAAGGGCCGATTTTGAAACGGCTTGCAATGGCTAAACACACATCCACCTGCTGGTATAATGGGGGCCCTTTAACTAATAGCCCTTGTCTGATACCCGACGCCAACAGACTACCTGTAGGCATGCTTCAGCAAGgtgccctaaccccaacctgctcttcAATTACATAAAAAGACAGAAACATCAACTGTAATTTCCTTACAGTACACACCCGTCCCActcacaacacatacacacatacagaccgtTGGCCTGGAGAGGGTGTGTCCCctcaacagccaatcacaaatgAGCTGTCAGGCAGCCAAACCAATCAGATGTCATTTAGAGATAAACTGCCACTTCTGGGCCGCAAAGTAGAACTGAGCAGAGAGCGGACTAAGGGGATCTGCTGGAGCACAGACTACATTATACACTTGTACACAGATGTatatatgtctttgtgtgtattttttgtgtgtctgagtgtgttttGTCCGTGCGTAACAGAGTCCAGTGAGAGAGGCACAACCCAAAGACCCAGAGACAGTGTGAAAGCATCCATCTGCATCGACTCTCTCTGTCAGACCAACGTGTGGGtatacctctctgtctctcctctgtcagtctacctgtctgtctgtctgtctgtccctccatctgtctgttAACATGTCTCCCCTctgtcaatctgtctgtctgtctgcctgccgtTCTTATCCACCAATCTCACTATTGTCTCACAGACAAAGTGGCTGCTGAAACCCACACAGGCAGACTGctagtctgtgtttgtgtctttctgCTGGGGAGattttaacagtgtgtgtgtgtgtgtgtgtgtgtgtgtgtgtgtgtgtgtgtgtgtgtgtgcgcgtgtgtctgcgtgtgtgtgtttctgtgtgtgtgtgtgtgtgtgtgtaggtcagtGGAATCTGTTATGGGTGTGAGGAGTGGGGGAGGTGTTTTCAGTATTTTACTGACAGGAACCCTCTATCTACAGgtaggatacacacacacacacacacacacacacacacacacacacacacacacacacacacacacacacacacacacacacacacacacacacacacacacacacacacacatacacacatatacacagagggTGTAAGTGTTGCCCAGTGGATAAGAAAGCTGAACTATTATGGGATATAATCTGCTGGCAGGCTAGACCACACGCTGACAGAGTGATAGAGGTTAGCGTCGCCCCCGGCGACAGGACAGACAGCGGAGCGAAGAGTGATGTGGAGACagatagactgagagagagagagagagagagagagagagagagagagagagagag is a window from the Gadus chalcogrammus isolate NIFS_2021 chromosome 8, NIFS_Gcha_1.0, whole genome shotgun sequence genome containing:
- the si:ch1073-184j22.1 gene encoding erythroferrone; protein product: MARPGNLRAAAARLRAPLLPPTTVSRLLLLLLLVQSSAAETPAGWEDVIEDPLEDSEADGTLRPLTTLEALSPGGSRLTPQKSWLIFRRNSNKGDNRRTRLHKRPSKHGLPGPPGPPGPQGPPGPPPSPVIHNTEELQLKLRELASSVCVLCEQRPRVATSFHSRLQQPLSITRRSLYELLPFTTPSTSEQPLQRGPGFNSSTGRYSAPLAGFYQLTASLLIESSERGTTQRPRDSVKASICIDSLCQTNVSVESVMGVRSGGGVFSILLTGTLYLQAGEYVSVFVDNATGSAISVLTDSLFSGILLGV